The following nucleotide sequence is from Novipirellula artificiosorum.
CAACACACTCTTGACCACACTCGGCCGCGACGGCTTCGTATCGATTGAACTCCCCGGGGGGGAATCGCTTCGACTCGATAACGAAGACATCGAGGTTCGCTTGCAAGCCAAACAAGGCTGGGCCGCAGCGCAGGGGTCCAGCTGCGTTGTGGTGCTCAATACCGAAGTCACGGATGAGTTGCGACAGGAAGGGGTTGCGAAGGACTTGATCCGCACGATCCAAAGTCAACGCAAAGAAATCCAATGCGATTACACCGACCGGATTGTGGTCGGTGTGGTCAGCCAGGATGCGGATGTGAAGGCTGCGATCGCGGCTCATCGAGAGATGATTTGCGGCGAAACGTTGGCGAACGAGTTGAAGTCGTCCGCACTCGATACGGTGCTCCCGATCGAAACCGAGTTCGGCCAAATCTTCGTCAAGCGGGAGCAAGCGTAATGCTGGATCGCCCTCTGAAGATCGCGGTGTTTCTCAGCGGTAGCGGTCGGACGCTCGCGAATTTGATTCACCGTCGTGACGAATTTGGATTGCCGATTGATATTCGTTTGGTGATCAGCAGTCGCGACGATGTGCGAGGCGTCGAAATTGCCCGCGACGATGGAATCGACACGCGATGTGTCCGCAAACGCGATCACCGTGATCCGTTCGAGCATTCACGCGAAATGTTTGATCCTTGCCGCAATGCGGGTGTTGATTTGGTCGTGATGGCCGGTTACTTGAACCATGTTTTGGTGCCAAACGATTTTGAAAACCGAGTGGTCAACATCCATCCGTCCCTGTTGCCCGCTTTTGGGGGTGAGGGGATGTACGGTCACCGGGTTCACCAAGCGGTCATCGATCGAGGGGTAAAGGTAACCGGTTGTACCGTACATTTTGTCGACAACCAATACGATAACGGCCCGATCATTGTTCAGCGAGTTTGCCCGGTACTCGACGAGGATACGGCCGAGACGTTGGCCGCGCGAGTGTTCGAGCAAGAGTGCATCGCGTTACCCGAAGCGATTGTCAAGATCCACTCAGAGCTCTAGCGTTGTCCCTCATGAACCGTTCTCGGTTCATTTTTCGGCGCAGCGAACTGCACCTCTTCGTGTTCCGCGTTGCTTCGTGTCCGCACGAAGTACTCGGCCTCCTGTCGTGTTTCAAACCAGGCAAACACCGTTGGCCCCCAACTGCTTTGGCCAACCCCTTTGGCACCGCGATCGATCAGGGAATCGACCAACCGAGTCACAGCGGGCCCATTGTAGGGGCCGTTCTGAACCGATTCAAACAACATGCCGCTGGCTCGATTGTATCGATGGACGGCGTCTGTAAACGAGGCGAAATCTTCTCGCTGGATGGCCGTGGTGAGTTGTTCGGATGCAAGGCAGCGAAGTTCATCACGAAGCTCCGACGTAGCAGGTGGCAATTGGTTAAACTGGTTCTGCTCCAAGTCACCGCTAACCGTCGGAACAGTTCGCCGCGAACGAAACATGGCGACGCACCACGCGTGCGGAACCGAGACCCGTTCTCGAATCGGGTTTAAATCTGCCGTCTCCATCGATTCCTCGAAGATCAGCCCTCCGGCAAAGTAACCGTGGATCCCGACGGCCGATCGTTTCCCGCGAGCGGCGACATGGAACGCCAAATCTTCGCGATTGCATCGAACTTGAAACAGTAAGCAGAGTGCTTCGGCGACCGCCATCGACAATTGCGTTCCGCTGCCTCGACCGGTGTGAGGATCGGGACGCTGAAGAACCTGCATTTCACAGGGTGGCAGTCCCTTCAGGTTGGCGAAGGCAGCAAAACGGCGCACGATCGCATCGATGCGTTCGGTTTCCTTTGCGCAGGGGCGATATCGCTGCGAACGCCGAACGACCACTTCAGTCGCCGGTGAATCGATCATCACTCCGACGCCTCCGTAGGGAGGTTGTGTGTCGAGCAAACCGAAATGCAAACGCGCGCCAGTGATCACGCGAACTTGTTGGTTCGTCATGATCTCAAAGTGGATGCGGCGAGGTGGGATTCAATGTAATCGGCCAATCGTGAAAACGCATTCCTTTCATGCTCACCCGCCGTTTTCTCGATAAGTGGTTTGAGTCGCTGCATGTGGCATTCGATTTCTTCTCTGGGAAGCAGTTGGATACGCGTCGCCAGAATTGCCGCTTCGATGGTGGCATGTTTTGCCCGATTGAACCCAAAGAAAGGGCGGATGACTTCACTTTGGAGCACACGACACTCGAAGGAAGCTCGCGTCGACAACGTGTTCGATGACGTGATTTCGACCGCAAACCAACGATGACAATCATGCAGTGCCCACAAACCGTCACCGACCGGATGGACCAACGATTGGAGGGTGGTTTGATCCCTTTCCTGATGGATCGCACCGCGGGCAAACAGATCAACATCGTCGCTGACATGCACGACGGCACGCCGTTGATGACAGAGGTTTGAAAAGGTCTTTGAAGTACGGAACGGACGCAGCACCATGGTTTGGCCAATCGGATCCTGGATCGCCAAAGCGTCCGAGACGTCGATTCCCATCGGCGCAAGATTGACCTGGTTGTCTTGATCAGCCGTCGTCACGATCGACTCAAGAATCATGTCGACCCTTCCTGTCTTGGCGAAACGCGATTTGAACAAAGTTCTGCACGATCCGTTCCCCTTGGTCGGAAAGAATCGATTCAGGATGAAACTGGACACCGAACACCGGACGATGGATGTGTTCGATCGACATGATCACTCCATCGTCGGTCATCGCCGTCACCTTTAACTCCGGGGGAACCCTGTTCGGATCGATCGCCAGTGAATGATAGCGTCCCACGTTGGTTGGCGATTGGCAACCATCAAAAATCTCCGTTCCATGATGGTGAATGGTTGATTTCATGCCATGCACGGGACCACACCGCAGCACCGCCCCGCCAAAAGCGACACCGATTGCTTGGTGGCCTAGACAAACCCCCAACATCGGAATGCGGTGCGAAAGTTCGCGAACAACATCGATCGAGCAGCCCGCATCCTCGGGACGACCCGGTCCAGGAGAAATCACAATCGCAACGGGATTCAATTCACGACATCCCGCCACGTCCACTTGGTCGCTGCGAACCACTTGGGTCTCGCAACGGAGACAACGAAAATAGCGAGCTAAATTGTGGACGAAGGAATCGTAGTTGTCCAAAAGTAAGATCATTGATCGCTAACGGCGAGGCTTGGCAAACTTGATCTTCTCAATCAGCTTGACCACCTGATTTCCATCCTTCCTGCCGCTGACGGCGGTGATCGCATCGATGACGTTTTCGTACCGCAAATTATAGTCGCTATCGATTTCAATTTCGGGGCCTTCGTCACCTTCGACCGGTGCCGAGGTTCCGATCAACGAAATCACATTGGCTTGCAACTGTTCAAAATCGGTGCCCAGGCTAATCTCGTTGAGCGACATCGACGCCAGCCGACCATCGGCATCCGCCTGCAAGCGAAGTTTGAGTGGCAAATCCGTTGGATCGATCACCCCACTACTTTCGCCAAGCGGCATGCGGACACTGAAATCACCCTCAAGTTCGACAATCTTAAACGTCATCACAAAAAACACGAGCAGCAGAAAGACGATATCAATCATGCTGGTCATGTTCAATTCGCTTTTTTCGATCTCACCACGATTACGAATTTTCACGATCGATCCTCCTTCACACGCAGTGCAAAGTTGACCAAGTTTTGGTCTTGCGCAACACGGATCACCTCTTGCACATCCCCCATTGCCGTGTCGCGATGGGCTCGGATGACGACATTCGCATCGGCAGCGGTTTTGCCTTCCGCCTTGATCACCGAAAGTTCACGCTGCAGCCCAATCCGCAGCGTTTCAACCGTAAAGTCATCGCCACCGAGGGTGACCTCGCCATCCTTGGCGACATGCAAGATGATCGGGTAATCCAAGGGAGCTTCGGGTGGTTTGACCAATTGGCTACTCGGCAACACGACACGATCATTCGCCTCCGTTTGAGCGAAGTTGATCAGCACCATAAAGAATGCGATCAATTGGAACGTCATGTCGATCATCGGCGTCAGATCGCCACCGGCCAAATCAGGCTTCTTCGATTTGACACGCATCTATTTTTTGGCTCCTTGAGGCTGAACGTCCTCAAACCGGCTCATCAAGTTCTCGCTCGACACGCCGACTTCCAACAACAATCGCGAGACTCGGTTCCTCAGTACGTTGTAGGCCGCAATTGCGGGAATCGCGATCGCCAACCCAAGCAGCGTGGTGAACAACGCCAAGGAGATGCCTTCGGCTAATTCCGAGGGGTTCGGGGTCGAGCCGCCAAGAGCAATCTTTTGGAACGAGGAGATCATTCCATGCACCGTTCCGAACAGCCCGATCATAGGACTGAGATTGCCGATCAAGGCCATGTAGGAAAGCAAGTGTTCAAGCTTCATGCTTTCCTCTTCCCCCACTTCCTGCATCCCCTCGAGCGCCTTGTTGTAGCCTCGCGACAATTTGGCGAGCCCGGCCGACAACACTTTGCCGAGCACCGATTCGTCCGCTCGCGCCATGTCATAGGCTTCTTGGAACTGTTTCTCGTTAAGCTTGTCTTCAAAATTCTCAATCAATTCTTGCGGACAGAGCACATCGCGGCGGGACGCCAAAACATTCATCACAAACAAGGAAACCAACGTGATGGACAGGGCTAAGAAAATAAACAAGTACCCGTAGCCAAGCGAATTGATGGTCCATTCAAGCAGGTTCTCGTCTTTCTTGACATTGGCCGGCACCGCACCGTCCGCCGCAGCCCCCGCATCGGCGGCACCGTCATCGAGCGGTGCGTCGACCGCCGCCGCGGGCTCGTCAACGACGCCGAACTCCTCCATCGCGTCATCCTGAGCCATTGCCGATACGGAAACGAACAACGACGCGAT
It contains:
- a CDS encoding MotA/TolQ/ExbB proton channel family protein, which produces MFASCGSLLRRSALIDPTRRHSFRLIMMALIASLFVSVSAMAQDDAMEEFGVVDEPAAAVDAPLDDGAADAGAAADGAVPANVKKDENLLEWTINSLGYGYLFIFLALSITLVSLFVMNVLASRRDVLCPQELIENFEDKLNEKQFQEAYDMARADESVLGKVLSAGLAKLSRGYNKALEGMQEVGEEESMKLEHLLSYMALIGNLSPMIGLFGTVHGMISSFQKIALGGSTPNPSELAEGISLALFTTLLGLAIAIPAIAAYNVLRNRVSRLLLEVGVSSENLMSRFEDVQPQGAKK
- a CDS encoding DUF447 domain-containing protein, which codes for MILESIVTTADQDNQVNLAPMGIDVSDALAIQDPIGQTMVLRPFRTSKTFSNLCHQRRAVVHVSDDVDLFARGAIHQERDQTTLQSLVHPVGDGLWALHDCHRWFAVEITSSNTLSTRASFECRVLQSEVIRPFFGFNRAKHATIEAAILATRIQLLPREEIECHMQRLKPLIEKTAGEHERNAFSRLADYIESHLAASTLRS
- a CDS encoding ExbD/TolR family protein; translation: MRVKSKKPDLAGGDLTPMIDMTFQLIAFFMVLINFAQTEANDRVVLPSSQLVKPPEAPLDYPIILHVAKDGEVTLGGDDFTVETLRIGLQRELSVIKAEGKTAADANVVIRAHRDTAMGDVQEVIRVAQDQNLVNFALRVKEDRS
- a CDS encoding beta-ribofuranosylaminobenzene 5'-phosphate synthase, with translation MTNQQVRVITGARLHFGLLDTQPPYGGVGVMIDSPATEVVVRRSQRYRPCAKETERIDAIVRRFAAFANLKGLPPCEMQVLQRPDPHTGRGSGTQLSMAVAEALCLLFQVRCNREDLAFHVAARGKRSAVGIHGYFAGGLIFEESMETADLNPIRERVSVPHAWCVAMFRSRRTVPTVSGDLEQNQFNQLPPATSELRDELRCLASEQLTTAIQREDFASFTDAVHRYNRASGMLFESVQNGPYNGPAVTRLVDSLIDRGAKGVGQSSWGPTVFAWFETRQEAEYFVRTRSNAEHEEVQFAAPKNEPRTVHEGQR
- a CDS encoding ExbD/TolR family protein; the encoded protein is MKIRNRGEIEKSELNMTSMIDIVFLLLVFFVMTFKIVELEGDFSVRMPLGESSGVIDPTDLPLKLRLQADADGRLASMSLNEISLGTDFEQLQANVISLIGTSAPVEGDEGPEIEIDSDYNLRYENVIDAITAVSGRKDGNQVVKLIEKIKFAKPRR
- the purN gene encoding phosphoribosylglycinamide formyltransferase produces the protein MLDRPLKIAVFLSGSGRTLANLIHRRDEFGLPIDIRLVISSRDDVRGVEIARDDGIDTRCVRKRDHRDPFEHSREMFDPCRNAGVDLVVMAGYLNHVLVPNDFENRVVNIHPSLLPAFGGEGMYGHRVHQAVIDRGVKVTGCTVHFVDNQYDNGPIIVQRVCPVLDEDTAETLAARVFEQECIALPEAIVKIHSEL
- a CDS encoding anthranilate synthase component II, with translation MILLLDNYDSFVHNLARYFRCLRCETQVVRSDQVDVAGCRELNPVAIVISPGPGRPEDAGCSIDVVRELSHRIPMLGVCLGHQAIGVAFGGAVLRCGPVHGMKSTIHHHGTEIFDGCQSPTNVGRYHSLAIDPNRVPPELKVTAMTDDGVIMSIEHIHRPVFGVQFHPESILSDQGERIVQNFVQIAFRQDRKGRHDS